A single genomic interval of Nocardioides palaemonis harbors:
- a CDS encoding NAD-binding protein, with protein sequence MSALNRVGVWLGVVLIPVSLLLGYIGYRDLADASMSRPDAAFGAIQLFFMETQTDLDQPPLALNIARFSAPLSLAIATFAAIVALAGERIRRLLLRQFGRDHVVIAGLSETGRELARSLRSQGRRVVVLDSDASHPAAADVQALGALVIVGDARQPEQLMRCRVDTARHVVVNTGHDSINVEVCEVLTAVAGHATTVHAAIDDEALWSVLGRVQLEESDSAATFDFFHPDDRKAASFIDAVDQGSGPDVSEVYLLGRGSLARRVLVRWCQRRLAEGEPFTVHVDAATHRALVGPSLAALPWIRDVVAEVDVVPASCRIGLVCSDVSDGASLSAALSIASERQVDRVFLCSTLPSGRAVLDLKGVSEKVCVIPAGSTFREPEAFFAHSWVDIMAAARHDFYCASERSRGRTAADNPSLIAWGELPESLKDSNRRFAAAVGAVLGDLGAALVPLGPRTASETPPVESELMESLARQEHDRWMADLLRDGWRYDPGAKDPVRKTHPLLVDWAELDEIERDKDRDSIRAIPQMLARVGWALDVPARAPVS encoded by the coding sequence ATGAGTGCGCTGAACCGTGTGGGCGTGTGGCTGGGAGTGGTGCTGATTCCGGTCTCGTTGCTGTTGGGATACATCGGCTACCGGGATCTCGCAGACGCCTCGATGTCCCGACCGGATGCAGCGTTCGGTGCGATCCAGCTGTTCTTCATGGAGACGCAGACCGACCTCGACCAGCCGCCGCTCGCCCTGAACATCGCCCGGTTCAGCGCGCCGCTGTCGTTGGCCATCGCCACCTTCGCTGCGATCGTCGCGCTCGCGGGAGAGCGCATCCGTCGTCTGCTCTTGCGTCAGTTCGGCCGCGACCACGTCGTGATCGCCGGACTCAGCGAGACGGGCAGGGAGCTCGCCCGCTCGCTGCGCAGCCAGGGCCGCAGGGTCGTGGTCCTCGACTCCGACGCCTCCCACCCGGCAGCAGCGGATGTCCAGGCACTCGGTGCGCTCGTGATCGTGGGCGACGCGCGGCAGCCCGAGCAGCTCATGCGGTGTCGGGTCGACACCGCTCGTCACGTGGTCGTGAACACCGGTCACGACTCGATCAACGTCGAGGTCTGTGAGGTGCTGACGGCCGTCGCAGGGCATGCGACGACTGTTCACGCTGCGATCGACGACGAAGCGCTCTGGTCGGTGCTGGGTCGCGTGCAGCTCGAGGAGTCGGACAGCGCTGCGACCTTCGATTTCTTCCACCCGGACGACCGCAAGGCAGCGTCGTTCATCGACGCGGTCGATCAGGGGTCTGGCCCCGACGTGTCGGAGGTGTACCTCCTAGGACGGGGCTCACTCGCGCGACGTGTGCTCGTCCGCTGGTGCCAGCGTCGCCTGGCGGAAGGGGAGCCCTTCACCGTTCACGTCGACGCAGCGACGCACCGAGCTCTGGTCGGTCCCTCGCTGGCCGCGCTCCCGTGGATCCGGGACGTCGTCGCGGAGGTGGATGTCGTCCCCGCGAGTTGCAGGATCGGACTGGTGTGCAGCGACGTGTCGGACGGTGCCTCGCTGAGCGCCGCGCTGTCCATCGCGTCCGAGCGACAGGTCGATCGGGTCTTCCTGTGCTCGACGCTGCCCAGCGGCCGGGCGGTGCTCGACCTCAAGGGAGTGAGCGAGAAGGTGTGCGTCATCCCGGCGGGGTCGACCTTCCGGGAGCCGGAGGCGTTTTTCGCCCACTCCTGGGTCGACATCATGGCCGCCGCGCGGCATGACTTCTACTGCGCGAGCGAGCGTTCGAGAGGTAGGACGGCGGCTGACAACCCGTCACTCATTGCTTGGGGTGAGCTCCCGGAAAGCCTGAAGGACTCGAACCGCCGGTTCGCGGCTGCGGTCGGCGCGGTGCTCGGCGATCTGGGTGCGGCGCTGGTCCCGCTGGGGCCGCGAACTGCCTCGGAGACGCCTCCGGTCGAGAGCGAGCTCATGGAATCCTTGGCGCGGCAGGAGCACGACCGGTGGATGGCCGACCTGCTTCGCGACGGCTGGCGGTACGACCCGGGCGCCAAGGACCCGGTGCGGAAGACGCACCCGCTGCTGGTCGACTGGGCAGAGCTGGACGAGATCGAGCGGGACAAGGACCGTGACTCGATCCGCGCGATCCCGCAGATGCTCGCCCGCGTCGGTTGGGCACTCGACGTCCCGGCACGAGCTCCCGTGTCCTAG
- a CDS encoding nuclease-related domain-containing DEAD/DEAH box helicase — MPRLIPEQPTFTTESEQAVWERLRDGLGDDDVLITNLRLTDESKDHEVDIVVLMPDIGIVALEVKGGSVWWDEGWRIKRRGREAVIHPVDQARDGKYALRAYVERDERWGSRTRVAWAHAVVTPYSEFDADFALTDLPRWSLHDTKDQEHLVGRLRQNAQKMTHGQRVATADDVDAIADILTGRLPTSYDIRAEADERASVADRLTLEQATILQVTRLLHRVEVRGGAGSGKTVLALQQAKELTRGGQDRKSQRVALLCYSIGLAEHLKREVATWRHGHKPAFVGTFHDFGRQWGASDGDRQDSEFWEERLPAEMAALAADLPDGKKFDAVIVDEAQDFADSWWTPVLRALRDEEEGGLYVYSDENQRIFARFGRPPVALVPLVLDHNLRNTKQIHESFGPLAPSRMYSRGGEGPSVRFVDVAEEDPLDVADDQVDQLLDAGWDPQHVALLTTGHRHPIQVERTDFHDQDGYWRTYWDDDVFYGHVLGCKGLERRAVVLCLNEDGSRDRARERLYVGMSRATDELVVVGDPATVRRVAGDDVARRLGI; from the coding sequence ATGCCTCGCCTGATCCCGGAGCAGCCGACCTTCACCACCGAGTCCGAGCAGGCGGTGTGGGAACGGCTGCGCGACGGCCTCGGTGACGACGACGTGCTCATCACCAACCTGCGCCTCACCGACGAGTCCAAGGACCACGAGGTCGACATCGTCGTGCTCATGCCCGACATCGGCATCGTCGCGCTCGAGGTCAAGGGCGGCAGTGTCTGGTGGGACGAGGGCTGGCGCATCAAGCGCCGCGGCCGCGAGGCGGTCATCCACCCGGTCGACCAGGCGCGCGACGGCAAGTACGCCCTACGTGCCTACGTCGAGCGCGACGAGCGCTGGGGGAGCCGCACCCGCGTCGCGTGGGCGCACGCAGTCGTCACGCCGTACTCGGAGTTCGATGCCGACTTCGCGCTGACCGACCTGCCGCGCTGGTCGCTGCACGACACCAAGGACCAGGAGCACCTCGTCGGACGGCTGCGGCAGAACGCGCAGAAGATGACCCACGGACAGCGGGTCGCGACCGCCGACGACGTCGACGCGATCGCCGACATCCTCACCGGTCGACTGCCCACGTCGTACGACATCCGCGCGGAGGCCGACGAGCGCGCCAGCGTCGCCGACCGGCTCACGCTCGAGCAGGCCACGATCCTGCAGGTCACCCGGCTGCTCCACCGCGTCGAGGTGCGCGGCGGTGCGGGCAGCGGCAAGACGGTGCTCGCGCTGCAGCAGGCCAAGGAGCTCACCCGCGGCGGGCAGGACCGCAAGTCGCAGCGGGTCGCGCTGCTCTGCTACTCGATCGGGCTCGCCGAGCACCTCAAGCGTGAGGTCGCGACCTGGCGACACGGACACAAGCCGGCGTTCGTCGGCACCTTCCACGACTTCGGTCGTCAGTGGGGTGCGTCCGACGGTGACCGGCAGGACAGCGAGTTCTGGGAGGAGCGGCTGCCCGCCGAGATGGCCGCGCTCGCCGCCGACCTGCCGGACGGCAAGAAGTTCGACGCCGTGATCGTCGACGAGGCGCAGGACTTCGCCGACTCGTGGTGGACGCCGGTGCTGCGGGCGCTGCGCGACGAGGAGGAAGGCGGGCTCTACGTCTACTCCGACGAGAACCAGCGGATCTTCGCGCGCTTCGGCCGGCCGCCGGTCGCGCTGGTCCCGCTGGTGCTCGACCACAACCTGCGCAACACGAAGCAGATCCACGAGTCCTTCGGCCCGCTCGCGCCGAGCCGGATGTACAGCCGCGGCGGTGAGGGGCCGTCGGTCCGCTTCGTCGACGTCGCCGAGGAGGATCCGCTCGACGTCGCGGACGACCAGGTCGACCAGCTGCTCGACGCCGGGTGGGACCCCCAGCACGTCGCGCTCCTGACCACCGGCCACCGGCACCCGATCCAGGTGGAGCGCACCGACTTCCACGACCAGGACGGCTACTGGCGCACCTACTGGGACGACGACGTCTTCTACGGCCACGTCCTCGGGTGCAAGGGCCTCGAGCGGCGCGCGGTCGTGCTGTGCCTCAACGAGGACGGCTCGCGCGACCGGGCCCGGGAGCGGCTCTACGTCGGGATGTCGCGGGCCACCGACGAGCTGGTGGTGGTGGGCGACCCGGCGACCGTACGCCGGGTGGCGGGCGACGACGTGGCGCGCCGGCTCGGGATCTGA